A single window of Streptomyces sp. NBC_00464 DNA harbors:
- a CDS encoding LamG domain-containing protein: MPRTTFRALTVVLAAGMAMGTSLPAFALSGQRPARPSLDQLATGDRPCDAVTPTEVRFSPTLRAVLNDPDGDPVSAQFEVTWNTEGSTEPSRLRAATTFKADGSAFSWTVPDTVPEGPVSWRVRAKDADGYGPWSDSLHQGRCQYVKDGHAPAAPQVTSSDIPLGSDEWVDAVGRYPAFTFASASPDVTAYRYAFGVGAVAATARPDERGGPVTVRLTPPSPGVTTLEVQSVDGAGNVSEPTRYTILVGSPAGDVARWKLDDPVGSMSAEAAAGGTPAWLKAGVTFGAEGPSGTTAVGAAAFDGSYGAGLVAETGAADSTKTFTVSAWVRPEETDLGMTAVSQTGFLAPSNFSLGTALGEDGQPSFTFSLPGTAGATRITGGSPMPGDWSHLTGVYNPVTGTAQLYVDGALAGSGDAAVPDGTQGYLQIGREMEDDGIHWTGAWHGDIADVRVWDRIVLPDEIADIGHRTPQRTGYWAMNTVRTDESYIDTPDAGGSQSLILSGDAHLDTTDPLTGEGSISLDGDGDYLDSDGHQVDTDRSYTVTAQVRLHEWLPEQDMAILAQGGDEADAFTLRYRGSDTTWEAVFAHADTAEAPATRLTAFYGEGTHHLAVQYDSKAGQVRLFVDGTLADSAPYSATDAWNAYRALQVGRDGAGQGGSHHLDGDVDEVRTYAGVLSPTEIRRLCEPGEHPDL; the protein is encoded by the coding sequence GTGCCAAGAACCACGTTTCGCGCACTGACCGTCGTACTTGCCGCAGGGATGGCCATGGGCACCTCGCTGCCGGCCTTCGCGCTGTCCGGGCAGCGGCCGGCACGGCCGTCCCTCGACCAACTGGCCACGGGGGACCGGCCCTGTGATGCGGTCACGCCGACCGAGGTGCGGTTCTCCCCCACCCTGAGGGCCGTACTGAACGACCCCGACGGCGATCCGGTCAGCGCGCAGTTCGAAGTCACCTGGAACACCGAGGGCTCCACAGAGCCGAGTCGTCTGCGGGCCGCCACCACGTTCAAGGCCGACGGGTCGGCGTTCTCCTGGACGGTTCCGGACACGGTCCCGGAGGGACCGGTCAGCTGGCGGGTACGGGCCAAAGATGCCGATGGCTACGGCCCCTGGAGCGACTCGCTGCACCAGGGCCGGTGCCAGTACGTCAAGGACGGCCACGCACCAGCCGCGCCTCAGGTCACCTCGTCGGACATACCGCTCGGCAGCGACGAGTGGGTGGACGCCGTGGGGCGCTACCCGGCCTTCACCTTCGCCTCGGCCTCTCCCGACGTCACCGCGTATCGCTACGCCTTCGGTGTGGGGGCGGTCGCGGCCACCGCGCGACCGGACGAGCGCGGTGGGCCGGTGACCGTGCGGCTGACGCCGCCCTCCCCGGGAGTGACGACCCTGGAGGTCCAGTCGGTCGACGGGGCGGGGAACGTCAGCGAGCCCACCCGGTACACCATCCTGGTCGGCTCGCCCGCGGGCGACGTCGCCCGGTGGAAGCTGGACGACCCCGTGGGCTCCATGAGCGCCGAGGCGGCTGCCGGCGGGACGCCGGCCTGGTTGAAGGCGGGCGTCACCTTCGGCGCTGAGGGCCCGAGCGGCACGACCGCCGTGGGTGCCGCCGCGTTCGACGGCTCCTACGGCGCCGGTCTCGTGGCCGAGACCGGCGCCGCGGACTCCACCAAGACCTTCACCGTCAGCGCGTGGGTCCGTCCCGAAGAAACCGACCTGGGCATGACGGCGGTCAGCCAGACCGGCTTTCTGGCACCCTCCAACTTTTCTCTGGGCACGGCGCTCGGCGAGGACGGACAGCCCTCCTTCACCTTCTCCCTCCCCGGGACGGCCGGGGCGACCCGCATCACGGGCGGCTCCCCGATGCCGGGCGACTGGTCCCACCTCACCGGCGTCTACAACCCGGTGACCGGGACCGCGCAGCTCTACGTCGACGGCGCCCTCGCCGGATCCGGCGACGCCGCCGTCCCCGACGGCACTCAGGGATACCTGCAGATCGGGCGCGAAATGGAGGACGACGGCATCCACTGGACCGGCGCCTGGCACGGAGACATTGCCGATGTCCGCGTCTGGGACCGGATCGTGCTGCCCGACGAGATCGCCGATATCGGCCACCGCACACCGCAGCGCACTGGGTACTGGGCGATGAACACCGTGCGCACCGACGAGTCGTACATCGACACGCCGGATGCCGGCGGAAGCCAGAGCCTCATCCTCTCCGGCGACGCACACCTGGACACGACCGACCCACTGACCGGCGAGGGCAGCATCTCGCTCGACGGCGACGGTGACTACCTCGACAGCGACGGGCACCAGGTCGACACCGACCGGAGCTACACCGTCACGGCCCAGGTACGGCTGCACGAGTGGCTGCCCGAACAGGACATGGCGATCCTCGCCCAGGGCGGCGACGAGGCCGACGCCTTCACCCTGCGCTACCGGGGAAGCGACACCACCTGGGAAGCCGTCTTTGCCCATGCCGACACCGCCGAGGCACCGGCGACCAGGTTGACCGCTTTCTACGGCGAGGGAACGCACCACCTCGCGGTGCAGTACGACAGCAAGGCCGGCCAGGTCCGCCTCTTCGTCGACGGGACCCTCGCCGACAGCGCCCCGTACTCCGCGACCGACGCCTGGAATGCCTACCGAGCGCTCCAGGTCGGCCGGGACGGCGCGGGGCAGGGCGGGTCCCACCACCTCGACGGCGACGTGGACGAAGTACGCACCTATGCCGGCGTGTTGTCGCCGACGGAGATCCGCCGGCTCTGCGAACCGGGCGAGCACCCGGACCTGTAG
- a CDS encoding RHS repeat domain-containing protein, whose product MKATPGARLLRRTSLALSSVLIASLLQGVAAPVSVAASNLPGAPSSEKPVAGSKTGKVKPRAQYTGSRVPEKAPRAKLPQPTQVTTALPAQGAKGAKRFASPQGQPIGLARATSGVAGKSKTKSGAASEAADPSSVTSRILDSQHAKRAGVKGLLFTLAPKVPASAGKGETPVDVSVDYSSFAQSFGGSYASRMHLVELPSCALTTPEQEKCRVAKPVAAVRDSAQQTLTASAVALQTVAPTVLAATATTEGDKGDYKATSLSPSSTWSTSLNSGDFNWSYDFQVPDVPGGMKPSVGLSYSSGAIDGRTGGTNNQGSWVGDGFDLSSGSIERRYKPCADDGVKNADGSKPGDLCWSYDNAFISFNGSGGELVPDGANAFRFKNDDGTKIVRLFDTKKENGDNDGEYWRLTTPDGTRYYFGYNHPPGWAAGKAATDSTWTVPVFGNNTDEKCHGATFAESWCQQAWRWNLDLVIDAHGNTMTYQYGKEQNSYGRNLKADDDTTYVRGGYLKNINYGLRSNDTYAKPLAQVIFDNAERCLPQTGVTCEEDTIDSKSSYWYDTPWDLNCKAASSCDSGRLSPSFWTRKRLTGIRTQVLKADGTPGKVDSWAFEHHWGKADVDYQLLLDSIQHTGESATPTIKLPKTTFTYTQLANRLDKTGDGYAPFIKDRLFTISDESGGKVSANYSEPTCNWSGLPTPETNTTRCFPQYIGGDSTDGANLQWFNKYVTTSVTKTDRTGKSPDQVTQYDYIGDAAWHYDDDDGLTKEKEKTWSQWRGYEHVRVRTGGQGGTGEMKTQQDSYFLRGMNGDRKDAAGGTKSVSVTPDADEGEAITDHEAVAGFGYKTMTFDKPGGKVLGKTISRPWYQQTAKKVRDWGTVTSNFTGISSSKTWTSLDAGAGTKWRTTATATKHDTVAGRVIEADDYGDDSTSIDNTCTRTTYAGDAATAILSMPVRVETVAKACDASVDRKKDVLSDVRSVYDGGAYGAVPTKGDVTAIATLKSHDGTKATYLEAGGTFDSYGRQLTVTDLTANVTVTDDGTPVRTARTDGRITTTAYTPATGFATQAKVTTPPAQASDATTAQTTTTDIDPARGLVAKQTDTNNNVTQYAYDALGRTTKVWAANRRNTSTPTAEFVYTVAEGKAVAVTTKSLNNTGGQITTYELFDGFLRSRQTQEPGPDGGSILTDTFYDERGLATRAFAPYYVTDAASTELFEPNNALSVETQMLVAYDGLNRAVQAQEMAGNGDEGQILSTTKTIYGGDRVTVIPPVGGTATTTLSDARGNTTELRQLHTRAATAAYDSTFYHYTPRNELDEVTDPAGNNWTYTYDQLGRKDSATDPDQGTTTTKYDDRGQVTFVQGSRTDVPGLAYVYDNLGRQTEVREKSATGTLRTKQVYDTVTGAKGQLAESTRYVNGQPYTSKITQYDELYRPTRTAVVIPAVEGALQGTYQTGTTFQTSGLIASFAYSAAGSLPGGSVNYTYDNATLRPETVYGEGMTSRVSSYSNTGKPLQFQMGLSGGSKITEVTNSYEPGTQRLATSRVDRTGQSGSDRYAVYAYDEAGNVRSVSDATTTGTDNQCFTYDYLGRLTEAWAQPVDTCVATPAADKTGGPAPYWQSFTYDKAGNRATQTQHDIAGDAAKDVKDTYSYPTPGSPHAHRLTSRTVTGPAGSSTDNYTYDASGNTITRPGQSLTWDVEGHLETVTKSGKTTSYLYDASGNRLIGRTPTETTLYLGNTEVTLPTGATKAKATRYFDLGGGQTAIRNDDGTFAFTIADHHGTGELAIQATDLAITQRRSLPFGGERGPAPATWPGTKGFVGGTNDTKTTGLTHLGAREYDADLGRFISIDPVLDVADPQQMNGYTYSNNNPATFSDPTGLYLDDGTGHSMNRTGKQRKDLGKPIGGTGPNGCYYTCHQSSSGTTPSPSPGAAPSPEPPTGPGITDLPLRLVQPVARVVYRLFKSALLMDPPEPQLMCTVDGRCDYLTPSDQVIPWTPGGPSRLLAGARAGEEAFSVTQTLKALKDAIKRNVYKAGGPTNGLGITSKGSIYSVQSGNKVLDKKLIDILNGRLQQLGITKGASTSARASDAEQKFAAVMIRDDIKKAEIYINNPAGPCRQPLGCDAVLNRVLGKRELTVHWPNARGGFNEWTYGNGKVGMGGR is encoded by the coding sequence ATGAAAGCCACCCCCGGGGCCCGGCTGCTCCGCAGAACATCACTCGCGCTATCCAGCGTCCTCATCGCGTCCCTGCTGCAGGGTGTAGCGGCGCCCGTATCCGTCGCAGCCAGCAATCTGCCGGGGGCGCCGTCGTCGGAGAAGCCCGTCGCAGGCAGCAAGACCGGCAAGGTCAAGCCGCGTGCACAGTACACGGGCTCCCGGGTACCGGAGAAGGCTCCTCGGGCCAAACTGCCGCAGCCCACCCAGGTCACCACAGCGCTTCCGGCTCAGGGTGCCAAGGGCGCGAAGCGGTTCGCCTCGCCGCAGGGGCAGCCGATCGGGCTCGCGCGTGCCACGAGTGGCGTGGCGGGCAAGAGCAAGACGAAGAGCGGCGCGGCCAGCGAGGCCGCTGATCCGAGCAGTGTCACCTCACGAATCCTCGACTCCCAGCACGCCAAGCGGGCAGGGGTGAAGGGGTTGCTCTTCACCCTCGCCCCGAAGGTTCCTGCCTCAGCCGGCAAGGGCGAAACACCGGTCGATGTCTCCGTCGACTACTCCTCCTTCGCCCAGTCCTTCGGCGGCTCGTATGCCTCCCGCATGCACCTGGTTGAGCTGCCTTCCTGCGCACTGACAACACCTGAGCAGGAGAAGTGCCGTGTCGCCAAGCCGGTCGCCGCAGTCCGCGACAGCGCTCAGCAGACGCTGACCGCCAGCGCCGTCGCACTCCAGACAGTCGCACCCACGGTCCTGGCAGCCACGGCAACAACAGAGGGAGACAAGGGCGACTACAAGGCCACCTCTCTCTCGCCCTCCTCGACATGGAGCACCAGCCTCAACTCCGGTGACTTCAACTGGTCCTACGACTTCCAGGTTCCCGATGTACCGGGCGGCATGAAGCCGAGCGTCGGCCTTTCCTACTCCTCGGGCGCCATCGACGGGCGTACCGGCGGGACGAACAACCAGGGTTCCTGGGTCGGAGACGGTTTCGACCTGTCGTCCGGGTCCATCGAGCGCCGCTACAAGCCGTGCGCGGACGACGGTGTGAAGAACGCTGACGGCAGCAAGCCCGGCGACCTGTGCTGGTCCTACGACAACGCGTTCATCTCGTTCAACGGCTCAGGTGGCGAGCTTGTACCGGACGGTGCCAACGCCTTCAGGTTCAAGAACGATGACGGTACGAAGATCGTCCGTCTCTTCGACACCAAGAAGGAGAACGGCGACAACGACGGCGAGTACTGGCGACTGACCACGCCGGATGGAACCCGCTACTACTTCGGCTACAACCATCCCCCGGGATGGGCTGCGGGCAAGGCGGCCACAGACTCAACGTGGACCGTCCCAGTTTTCGGGAACAACACCGACGAGAAGTGCCACGGCGCAACCTTCGCCGAGTCCTGGTGCCAGCAGGCATGGCGGTGGAACCTCGACCTGGTCATCGACGCCCACGGCAACACCATGACCTACCAGTACGGCAAGGAGCAAAACTCCTACGGCCGCAATCTGAAGGCCGATGACGACACCACGTACGTCCGCGGTGGGTACCTCAAGAACATCAATTACGGCCTGCGGTCCAACGACACCTACGCCAAGCCGCTGGCCCAGGTTATCTTCGACAACGCAGAGCGCTGCCTTCCACAGACCGGCGTGACCTGCGAAGAAGACACGATCGACTCAAAGTCCAGCTACTGGTACGACACGCCTTGGGACCTGAACTGCAAGGCTGCCAGCAGCTGCGACAGCGGCCGGCTCTCCCCGTCCTTCTGGACCCGCAAGCGGCTGACCGGCATCAGGACTCAGGTGCTCAAGGCCGACGGGACCCCCGGCAAGGTCGACTCCTGGGCGTTCGAACACCACTGGGGTAAGGCGGATGTCGACTACCAGCTGCTGCTGGACAGCATTCAGCACACCGGTGAATCGGCAACGCCGACCATCAAGCTGCCGAAGACCACGTTCACCTATACACAGCTTGCGAACCGCCTCGACAAGACTGGGGACGGCTACGCCCCCTTCATCAAGGATCGCCTCTTCACGATCTCCGATGAGTCGGGCGGCAAGGTCAGTGCCAACTACTCCGAGCCGACGTGCAACTGGAGTGGTCTGCCGACCCCCGAGACGAACACCACTCGGTGCTTCCCGCAGTACATCGGCGGTGACAGCACCGATGGCGCGAACCTTCAGTGGTTCAACAAGTACGTCACCACATCGGTGACCAAAACGGACCGTACAGGGAAGTCGCCTGACCAAGTCACGCAGTACGACTACATCGGCGATGCCGCTTGGCATTACGACGATGACGACGGGCTGACCAAGGAGAAGGAGAAGACCTGGTCCCAGTGGCGTGGCTACGAGCACGTCAGGGTCAGGACCGGTGGGCAGGGCGGCACCGGTGAGATGAAGACCCAGCAGGACAGCTACTTCCTGCGCGGCATGAACGGCGACCGGAAGGACGCTGCTGGAGGTACCAAGTCCGTCTCCGTCACACCGGACGCGGACGAAGGCGAAGCCATCACCGACCACGAAGCCGTTGCAGGCTTCGGCTACAAGACGATGACCTTCGACAAGCCCGGTGGCAAGGTTCTCGGCAAGACGATCAGCCGTCCCTGGTACCAGCAGACCGCGAAGAAGGTCCGGGACTGGGGCACCGTCACCTCCAACTTCACCGGTATCTCCAGCAGCAAGACCTGGACGTCGCTGGACGCGGGTGCAGGCACCAAGTGGCGCACCACCGCAACGGCCACCAAGCACGACACCGTTGCCGGCCGCGTGATCGAAGCCGACGACTACGGCGACGACTCCACCTCGATTGACAACACATGCACACGTACCACCTACGCTGGCGATGCGGCCACCGCAATCCTCAGCATGCCGGTTCGCGTGGAGACGGTCGCAAAGGCCTGTGACGCGTCCGTCGACCGGAAGAAGGACGTCCTGAGCGACGTCCGCTCGGTCTACGACGGTGGCGCCTACGGTGCCGTCCCCACGAAGGGGGACGTGACTGCCATCGCCACCCTGAAGAGCCATGACGGTACGAAGGCGACCTATCTCGAAGCCGGGGGCACGTTCGACAGCTACGGCCGGCAGCTGACGGTGACCGACCTGACCGCGAATGTGACGGTCACGGATGACGGCACCCCGGTCCGGACCGCCCGTACGGACGGTCGCATCACCACGACCGCGTACACGCCCGCCACCGGATTCGCTACTCAGGCGAAGGTGACCACACCACCAGCCCAGGCTTCCGACGCGACAACAGCGCAGACCACCACCACGGACATCGACCCGGCGCGGGGGCTTGTCGCCAAGCAGACCGACACGAACAACAACGTCACCCAGTACGCGTACGACGCACTGGGACGGACGACCAAGGTCTGGGCAGCCAATCGCCGCAATACGTCGACGCCCACCGCAGAGTTCGTTTACACGGTCGCCGAGGGCAAGGCGGTCGCGGTCACAACCAAGTCGCTGAACAACACCGGCGGGCAGATCACGACCTACGAACTGTTCGACGGATTTCTCCGAAGCCGCCAGACCCAGGAACCCGGGCCCGATGGCGGCAGCATCCTCACGGACACCTTCTACGACGAACGTGGCCTCGCGACCCGGGCCTTTGCGCCGTACTACGTCACCGACGCGGCCAGTACCGAGCTCTTCGAGCCGAATAACGCGCTCTCGGTCGAAACCCAGATGCTTGTTGCGTACGACGGGCTGAACCGCGCCGTACAGGCCCAGGAGATGGCCGGCAACGGTGATGAAGGCCAGATCCTCAGCACCACCAAGACCATCTACGGCGGGGACCGTGTCACTGTCATCCCACCGGTCGGCGGCACAGCCACCACCACCCTCAGCGACGCACGCGGCAACACCACGGAACTGCGCCAGCTCCACACCCGTGCCGCTACCGCTGCCTACGACAGCACCTTCTACCACTACACGCCGCGCAATGAACTGGACGAGGTAACCGACCCCGCCGGCAACAACTGGACGTACACCTACGACCAGCTGGGCCGTAAGGATTCGGCGACTGACCCGGACCAGGGCACCACGACCACGAAGTACGACGACCGTGGCCAGGTGACGTTCGTCCAGGGCTCGCGTACCGACGTCCCCGGACTCGCCTACGTCTACGACAACCTCGGCCGCCAGACCGAGGTACGCGAGAAGTCCGCCACCGGAACCCTGCGGACGAAGCAGGTCTACGACACCGTCACAGGTGCCAAGGGACAACTCGCCGAATCAACCCGCTATGTGAACGGGCAGCCCTACACATCAAAGATCACCCAGTACGACGAGCTGTACCGGCCCACCCGGACCGCCGTTGTCATCCCTGCCGTCGAAGGCGCCCTCCAGGGCACCTACCAGACCGGAACAACCTTCCAAACCTCCGGCTTGATCGCTTCCTTCGCCTACTCCGCAGCCGGTTCACTGCCAGGCGGCTCCGTCAACTACACCTACGACAACGCCACGCTGCGCCCGGAAACCGTCTATGGGGAGGGCATGACCTCGCGCGTCAGCAGCTACAGCAACACCGGCAAGCCTCTGCAGTTCCAGATGGGGCTGAGTGGCGGAAGCAAAATCACAGAAGTCACCAACTCCTACGAACCGGGAACCCAGCGCCTGGCCACCTCCCGCGTGGATCGAACGGGCCAGTCCGGATCCGACCGCTACGCCGTTTACGCCTACGACGAAGCAGGAAACGTCCGCTCGGTATCGGACGCCACCACCACCGGCACGGACAACCAGTGCTTCACCTACGACTACCTCGGCCGTCTCACCGAAGCCTGGGCCCAGCCCGTCGACACCTGCGTGGCCACACCCGCCGCAGACAAGACCGGCGGCCCAGCCCCGTACTGGCAGTCCTTCACCTACGACAAGGCCGGCAATCGTGCCACCCAGACGCAGCACGACATAGCGGGTGACGCGGCAAAGGACGTCAAGGACACCTACTCCTACCCCACCCCCGGCTCACCCCACGCGCACCGCCTGACCTCACGGACCGTCACGGGCCCTGCCGGAAGCAGCACCGACAACTACACCTACGACGCGAGCGGGAACACCATCACCCGCCCGGGCCAGTCGCTCACCTGGGACGTCGAGGGCCACCTGGAAACTGTCACCAAGAGCGGCAAGACCACCAGCTACCTCTACGACGCCTCCGGCAACCGGCTCATAGGCCGAACCCCGACCGAGACCACCCTGTACCTGGGGAACACCGAAGTCACCCTTCCCACCGGCGCCACCAAGGCCAAGGCCACCCGGTACTTCGACCTCGGCGGCGGCCAGACAGCCATCCGCAACGACGACGGCACCTTCGCCTTCACCATCGCCGATCACCACGGCACCGGCGAACTCGCCATCCAAGCCACCGACCTTGCCATCACCCAGCGACGCTCCCTTCCCTTCGGCGGAGAGCGCGGCCCGGCACCCGCCACCTGGCCCGGCACCAAGGGCTTCGTGGGCGGCACCAACGACACCAAGACCACCGGTCTCACCCACCTCGGCGCACGCGAATACGACGCCGACCTCGGCCGCTTCATCTCCATCGACCCGGTCCTGGACGTAGCCGACCCCCAGCAGATGAACGGCTACACGTACAGCAACAACAACCCTGCCACCTTCTCCGACCCCACTGGCCTGTATCTCGATGACGGCACCGGCCACAGCATGAACCGCACAGGCAAGCAGCGAAAAGATCTCGGCAAGCCCATCGGGGGTACCGGCCCGAACGGCTGCTACTACACCTGCCATCAGAGCAGCAGCGGTACGACACCGAGCCCCAGTCCTGGAGCAGCACCGTCGCCCGAGCCACCCACAGGTCCGGGTATCACGGACCTTCCACTCCGGCTCGTTCAGCCGGTGGCCCGCGTCGTCTACCGCCTCTTTAAATCAGCGCTCCTTATGGACCCCCCCGAGCCGCAACTCATGTGTACGGTCGACGGGCGGTGCGATTACCTAACGCCCAGCGATCAGGTCATACCTTGGACCCCCGGTGGCCCAAGCCGTCTCCTAGCAGGAGCACGAGCCGGCGAGGAAGCTTTTTCTGTTACACAAACGCTGAAAGCCCTGAAGGACGCAATTAAGCGAAACGTGTATAAAGCGGGTGGGCCCACCAATGGACTTGGGATTACCAGCAAGGGAAGCATCTACAGCGTCCAGAGCGGCAATAAGGTACTCGACAAGAAATTGATAGATATTCTCAATGGAAGACTCCAGCAATTGGGCATCACGAAGGGCGCATCGACGTCAGCTCGCGCTAGTGATGCAGAACAGAAATTTGCTGCGGTCATGATCAGGGACGACATCAAAAAAGCCGAGATCTATATCAATAACCCAGCAGGGCCATGCAGGCAGCCACTCGGTTGCGATGCCGTGCTGAACAGAGTTCTGGGCAAGAGAGAACTGACGGTACACTGGCCGAATGCACGGGGAGGTTTTAATGAGTGGACCTACGGCAACGGTAAAGTGGGAATGGGTGGAAGGTAG
- a CDS encoding DNA primase family protein, whose translation MNAEPARFDAQRAAEQIHEHSRSLSPEQPLLPAQQSDARYPAADTTRVLPDALTDRGNAKLFARLYSDQFRYVVGMGWHSWNCYRWKLTGGEEAAVWAAGDMAESFAETDPKGRFSNREVAAHRKRSESTAGVKAMLFQAQAAPGMRLDPQVLDGDIYALCTPGGVVDLRTGKLSDPDPLNDMHSRATQVAPRDIPIPRWKRFLNDTFGEDEQGLETTRFLHLLLGYSITGDVGAQVLPFLYGTGANGKSVLLEVITQILGDYANAAPPGFLMEKGKFAEHSTELTELHGRRIVVCSELKQNDKFNESRVKLLTGGDRITARRMRQDFMTFRPTHKLWLLGNHRPEVGTGGHAFWRRIRLIPFERTVPNELKIDNLAAELVQDEGPGILQWLIEGARLYLTTRDPLTGPDSVRMATAAYETTEDHIGRFLTERCTRCADGRPNPDLRVEQKLLYEVYGRWCSEEMIRPSTSRAFAGRIRQELGLTSPADMIKNNATKLYPGLALLAEDCDGEGAPS comes from the coding sequence ATGAACGCCGAGCCGGCGCGCTTCGACGCGCAGAGGGCAGCCGAACAGATCCATGAACACAGCCGCAGCCTGTCTCCGGAACAGCCGCTTCTGCCCGCTCAGCAGTCGGACGCCCGCTACCCGGCCGCCGACACCACAAGAGTGTTGCCAGATGCGCTGACCGACCGCGGCAACGCGAAGCTGTTCGCCCGTCTCTACTCCGACCAGTTCCGCTACGTGGTCGGCATGGGATGGCACTCCTGGAACTGCTACCGATGGAAGCTGACCGGCGGCGAGGAGGCAGCGGTCTGGGCGGCCGGCGACATGGCGGAGAGCTTCGCCGAGACCGACCCGAAGGGCCGCTTCAGCAACCGGGAAGTCGCTGCGCACCGCAAGCGCTCGGAGTCCACGGCCGGAGTGAAAGCGATGCTGTTCCAGGCCCAGGCAGCCCCCGGCATGCGCCTGGACCCGCAGGTCCTGGACGGTGATATCTACGCGCTGTGCACGCCGGGCGGGGTCGTCGACCTGCGTACCGGGAAGCTCAGCGACCCGGACCCGCTGAACGACATGCACTCGCGCGCCACCCAGGTCGCCCCCCGGGACATCCCGATCCCGCGGTGGAAGAGGTTCCTCAACGACACCTTCGGTGAGGACGAGCAGGGACTGGAGACCACCCGCTTCCTGCACCTGCTGCTCGGCTACTCCATCACCGGCGACGTCGGCGCCCAGGTCCTGCCCTTCCTCTACGGCACCGGCGCCAACGGCAAGTCGGTCCTGCTGGAGGTGATCACCCAGATTCTGGGTGACTACGCCAATGCCGCGCCGCCGGGCTTCCTGATGGAGAAGGGGAAGTTCGCCGAGCACAGCACGGAGCTGACGGAACTGCACGGCCGGCGGATCGTGGTGTGCAGTGAGCTGAAGCAGAACGACAAGTTCAATGAGTCCCGCGTCAAGCTCCTGACCGGCGGCGACAGGATCACTGCCCGCCGTATGCGGCAGGACTTCATGACGTTCCGGCCGACGCACAAGCTGTGGCTGCTGGGCAATCACCGTCCCGAAGTCGGCACCGGCGGGCACGCGTTCTGGCGCCGTATCCGTCTCATCCCGTTCGAGCGGACCGTCCCGAACGAGCTGAAGATCGACAACCTTGCCGCCGAGCTTGTCCAGGACGAGGGCCCGGGGATCCTGCAGTGGCTGATCGAGGGCGCCCGCCTCTACCTGACCACCCGAGACCCGCTGACCGGGCCGGACTCCGTACGGATGGCGACCGCGGCGTACGAGACGACCGAGGACCACATCGGCCGTTTCCTCACCGAACGCTGCACCCGGTGCGCTGACGGCCGTCCGAATCCGGACCTGCGTGTCGAGCAGAAGCTGCTGTACGAGGTGTACGGCCGCTGGTGCTCGGAGGAGATGATCCGCCCGTCGACGAGCCGGGCTTTCGCCGGCCGTATCCGCCAGGAGCTCGGCCTGACCTCACCGGCGGACATGATCAAGAACAACGCGACCAAGCTCTACCCGGGCCTTGCACTCCTTGCTGAGGACTGTGACGGAGAAGGAGCACCGTCATGA
- a CDS encoding DUF6009 family protein, with protein MSAIPREGDLAQEAEVVWLESTEDLDYVRQALDKVTTRRGKPRYERDGRLVGYTNLAPTAPRLPDSGLFPRRTFYLLPHDRPNRPDDPDGPYAVGSPLEAVDPRTIDVGKTGAKTARSQATAQIQAAST; from the coding sequence GTGAGCGCGATCCCACGGGAAGGCGATCTCGCCCAGGAAGCCGAAGTCGTCTGGCTGGAGAGCACCGAAGACCTCGACTACGTCCGCCAGGCCCTCGACAAGGTCACCACCCGCCGGGGCAAGCCCCGCTACGAACGCGACGGCCGGCTCGTCGGCTACACCAACCTCGCTCCCACCGCGCCGCGGCTCCCGGACAGCGGCCTGTTCCCCCGACGCACGTTCTACCTCCTGCCACACGACCGTCCTAACCGGCCCGACGACCCTGACGGTCCCTACGCGGTCGGCTCGCCCCTCGAAGCCGTTGACCCCCGAACCATCGACGTGGGCAAGACCGGCGCCAAGACTGCCCGGTCCCAGGCCACCGCGCAGATACAGGCCGCTTCCACCTGA